The Victivallaceae bacterium genome contains a region encoding:
- the rsmA gene encoding 16S rRNA (adenine(1518)-N(6)/adenine(1519)-N(6))-dimethyltransferase RsmA, with amino-acid sequence MKRSSPEKITSFFKANGKRPRKSFSQNFLIDANIVRKIVAVADISDKDSILEIGPGYGALTEFLVATGANVVVVEKDLLFQDELEKLPITVFMQDIKDFSFAALPEGGKVVANLPYHITTPILIMLFEKALGKFNSVTVMIQKEMAQRAAATPSSVNYGSFSVFLAFHANVKIAFNVSPSCFFPKPAVHSSVVHMTVKKEFPLPLNEREAFFKMTRKAFHMRRKMLVNALEALYDKEKVRQGLERMSKSPQVRAENLSLEDFVLLYRFLNP; translated from the coding sequence ATGAAAAGAAGTTCACCTGAAAAGATAACCTCTTTTTTCAAAGCTAATGGAAAAAGACCAAGGAAATCTTTTTCGCAAAATTTTCTTATAGATGCCAATATCGTGCGTAAGATTGTGGCTGTTGCTGATATATCCGATAAAGACTCGATTCTTGAAATAGGTCCCGGCTATGGGGCTTTAACCGAATTTTTGGTTGCGACCGGAGCTAACGTAGTCGTTGTAGAAAAGGATCTGTTATTTCAAGATGAACTTGAAAAGCTACCCATTACCGTATTTATGCAGGATATTAAGGATTTTTCTTTCGCTGCTCTTCCGGAAGGAGGGAAAGTCGTAGCCAATCTTCCCTATCATATCACCACCCCTATATTAATTATGCTTTTTGAAAAGGCCTTGGGGAAATTCAATTCCGTAACCGTTATGATTCAAAAAGAAATGGCTCAAAGAGCGGCAGCTACACCCTCTTCTGTCAATTACGGTTCTTTCAGTGTTTTTCTGGCTTTTCATGCAAACGTGAAAATAGCTTTCAATGTATCTCCTTCTTGTTTTTTTCCTAAACCGGCCGTTCATTCCTCGGTGGTTCATATGACGGTAAAAAAAGAATTTCCTCTCCCTTTGAATGAGAGAGAAGCATTTTTTAAGATGACTCGCAAAGCTTTTCATATGAGAAGAAAAATGCTTGTCAATGCTTTGGAAGCTTTGTATGACAAGGAAAAAGTCAGACAGGGTTTAGAACGAATGTCTAAATCTCCGCAAGTACGAGCGGAAAATTTGTCGCTCGAAGATTTCGTCCTTCTTTATCGTTTTTTAAACCCCTGA
- a CDS encoding thioredoxin domain-containing protein, with product MHEKSPYLLSYAHTPINWFPWGEEAFRIAEENNKPIFLSIGHSGSRVCKIMLEENFRDPEIAAIMNDSFVNVKVDKEEYPHLGALYIEFASMLSSDSSSLTGWPLNIFLTSDLIPFFSMNHMILEERFSKGSLKQIMQRVSEIWNDTEEKEEILEQANKVFQVISFVQGCIAKDEFSKDDAAGVVAVTYAEADPVYGGLKSFPKFSLGHQGRFLLNFAKENSESRAAFYIDRTLDMMSRGGIRDHLGGGFYKYTIDDKWMIPCFEKNVMDNAVLALLYLEAWAFTNKDKYLEVGEEILNYLSGNLRNPDLHCYFLSEYGGFIGGKDGGFYTWSKEEIQPALKNRSDLFCDYYGICSEGITNGRNVLHIPIGLDIEILAEKYCQTPAEIESILKEDKKILSEVRNLREKPSIDDQVICYCNGFMIHVLVQAGLITGNSAYFDSAEKTARFIKDHMLQEGGILFRRWREGEAKFNAYLEDYACVILGFLSLFQAGRGIHWLETAVSLVKTVMSRFKCESGIFYSTDGSDPTLILKRREIADRDGISGTAVLADCFLTLYAITGKKDFLHQAEEIFQFTKSFVEMHPFACFTQMESFQRYFSRDELSIYICPGNSENRDMILEAFKNKYIPNKSLIWLFPEENQDTSILDNEYVHKMSELSGNGPAIYCSGRDRSIKFSDIKSFIEFIKCK from the coding sequence GTGCATGAGAAGTCACCCTATCTTCTTTCTTATGCTCATACGCCGATCAATTGGTTTCCTTGGGGTGAAGAAGCTTTTAGAATAGCCGAAGAAAATAACAAACCCATTTTTCTTTCCATAGGGCATTCAGGTTCAAGAGTGTGTAAAATTATGCTGGAAGAAAATTTTAGGGATCCGGAAATAGCGGCTATTATGAATGATTCTTTCGTTAACGTAAAAGTAGATAAGGAAGAATATCCTCATCTTGGGGCTCTTTACATAGAGTTTGCCTCGATGTTGTCTTCCGATAGTTCTTCTTTAACCGGTTGGCCTTTGAATATTTTTCTGACTTCGGACTTAATTCCTTTTTTTTCAATGAATCACATGATTTTGGAAGAAAGGTTTTCCAAAGGTTCATTAAAACAAATTATGCAAAGAGTTTCGGAGATTTGGAATGACACCGAAGAAAAGGAAGAAATTCTTGAACAAGCCAATAAAGTATTTCAAGTCATCTCTTTCGTTCAAGGTTGTATTGCCAAAGATGAATTCTCGAAAGACGATGCGGCCGGAGTTGTTGCGGTAACTTATGCTGAAGCGGATCCCGTTTACGGGGGATTGAAATCGTTTCCTAAATTTTCCCTAGGTCATCAAGGTCGCTTTTTACTGAATTTCGCTAAAGAAAATTCCGAAAGTCGAGCCGCTTTTTATATCGATAGAACATTGGATATGATGAGTCGAGGAGGAATTAGAGATCATTTAGGAGGAGGGTTTTATAAATATACGATAGACGACAAATGGATGATTCCCTGCTTTGAAAAAAACGTGATGGATAACGCCGTTCTAGCTCTTTTATATTTGGAAGCCTGGGCTTTTACGAATAAGGATAAATACCTTGAGGTTGGAGAAGAAATTTTAAATTATTTATCGGGAAATTTGAGGAATCCGGACTTGCATTGTTACTTTTTATCGGAGTACGGAGGTTTCATCGGAGGAAAAGACGGCGGATTTTATACGTGGTCAAAAGAAGAAATTCAACCGGCGTTAAAAAATCGTTCAGACCTCTTTTGCGATTACTACGGCATTTGTAGTGAAGGTATTACGAACGGAAGAAACGTTCTTCATATTCCTATAGGATTGGATATTGAGATTTTAGCGGAAAAATATTGTCAAACGCCTGCAGAAATCGAAAGTATTTTAAAAGAAGACAAAAAAATTCTTTCGGAAGTAAGGAATTTAAGAGAAAAACCTTCCATCGATGATCAAGTCATTTGTTATTGCAACGGGTTCATGATTCACGTCTTGGTTCAGGCCGGTTTGATTACCGGAAACTCTGCTTATTTCGATTCGGCAGAAAAAACGGCACGTTTCATCAAAGATCACATGCTTCAAGAAGGAGGAATTCTTTTTCGTAGATGGCGTGAGGGAGAAGCTAAATTTAATGCTTATCTGGAAGATTATGCTTGCGTGATTTTAGGTTTTTTATCGCTGTTCCAGGCAGGACGAGGTATTCATTGGTTGGAAACGGCGGTTTCCTTAGTTAAAACGGTTATGAGTCGCTTTAAATGCGAATCCGGGATCTTTTATTCTACGGATGGTAGTGATCCGACTCTTATTCTTAAAAGAAGAGAGATAGCGGATAGAGACGGTATATCGGGGACAGCGGTCTTAGCCGATTGTTTTCTGACTTTATATGCCATTACCGGAAAAAAAGATTTTTTGCATCAGGCGGAAGAAATTTTTCAATTTACCAAATCTTTTGTTGAGATGCATCCGTTCGCTTGCTTTACTCAAATGGAATCGTTTCAAAGATATTTTTCTCGAGATGAGTTGTCGATATATATTTGTCCCGGAAATTCTGAGAATAGAGACATGATTTTAGAAGCTTTTAAAAATAAATATATACCTAATAAATCTTTAATTTGGTTATTTCCCGAAGAGAATCAAGATACGTCGATTTTAGATAATGAGTATGTTCATAAAATGTCGGAGTTGTCCGGAAATGGTCCGGCAATTTATTGTTCCGGACGTGATAGGTCTATAAAATTCAGTGATATTAAATCATTTATTGAATTTATTAAATGCAAGTAA
- a CDS encoding DUF2608 domain-containing protein has product MLLSRLFCLPLLFLACISSLSEATVTSDNTLNIKTIKTIGQLTSLVSSLDTLICINVDEILLEPTQYLGSYAWFLSNASKIKESSIPVCSNELAFGYDAVNFLCQKRTVESSCAQIIRSIGLNSSLNIIGISHKGISLAEKVIDDLYDHGIDLFPYSGYESESFLNDSENVCLSELIVFTGGVLFCSEVPFEKALQDLLNKYNIIPKKLLYVSSNLKTIRTVGKYFRPYGIDFLGILYEKNEYLKAIEIHDKLQAANLQFNEFKAILPDDIIVSILQI; this is encoded by the coding sequence ATGTTATTGTCCCGTTTATTTTGTTTACCCCTCCTATTTCTTGCCTGCATATCAAGCCTGTCCGAAGCGACTGTCACATCCGATAATACTCTTAACATCAAGACCATAAAAACGATCGGTCAACTGACAAGTCTCGTTTCCTCCCTCGATACGTTAATATGCATCAACGTAGACGAAATATTGCTCGAACCGACTCAATATCTTGGATCCTATGCTTGGTTTCTTTCCAACGCTTCGAAAATAAAAGAATCTTCGATCCCTGTGTGCTCCAATGAACTTGCCTTCGGTTATGATGCCGTTAATTTCTTGTGTCAAAAAAGAACGGTTGAAAGTTCCTGTGCACAAATCATCCGCTCAATCGGTTTGAATTCCTCATTGAATATCATAGGAATTTCCCATAAAGGCATTTCTCTAGCCGAAAAAGTCATAGACGATCTATATGATCACGGAATCGATTTGTTTCCTTACTCGGGCTATGAAAGTGAATCGTTTTTGAATGATTCGGAAAATGTTTGTCTCTCGGAATTGATAGTTTTCACCGGAGGTGTTCTTTTCTGTTCGGAAGTGCCTTTCGAAAAAGCGCTTCAAGACTTGTTGAACAAATATAACATTATTCCTAAAAAGCTTTTATACGTGAGTTCGAATCTCAAAACAATTCGAACCGTAGGTAAATATTTTCGTCCTTACGGAATTGATTTCCTAGGCATTCTTTACGAGAAAAACGAGTATTTGAAAGCGATTGAAATTCACGACAAATTACAAGCTGCTAATCTTCAGTTTAACGAATTTAAAGCGATCCTTCCGGACGACATTATCGTATCGATTTTGCAAATTTAA
- a CDS encoding DUF2608 domain-containing protein, whose amino-acid sequence MKLPLLTLLFSFVFISSGSAYVSESLDLFGFQSNFEIGDLICIVLDDVLLQPAQTLGNRQWLLDRVASAEQDSDLEDPYKQSLNEWLAVQNITEQVPVAPDNIPLCHAHNIQGFPILVLTDRPLSIANRTLFQMQKMNICFNEPFPGIKTRILKNPYHQEEPLCSLLYKDGTLFTSGLKTGLSMGKALFLLLDTFERTYKRIIVIDHDEKNLLSVKAACDKAGVTFLGIRYIKTDKNGSEYNPEIPALQFERMLDLISDEHAELVLDSLNKTRVKKKALR is encoded by the coding sequence ATGAAATTACCTCTACTTACATTGCTTTTTTCGTTTGTCTTTATTTCATCGGGATCTGCATACGTTTCGGAAAGTCTTGACTTATTCGGTTTCCAATCGAATTTCGAAATAGGAGATTTGATTTGTATCGTTTTGGACGATGTTCTTTTACAACCTGCTCAAACACTGGGAAATAGACAATGGCTCTTGGATAGAGTCGCATCGGCCGAACAAGACTCCGACTTGGAAGATCCTTATAAACAATCACTTAATGAATGGCTAGCTGTTCAAAACATTACCGAACAAGTCCCGGTTGCCCCCGATAATATTCCTCTCTGTCATGCTCATAACATTCAAGGATTTCCTATTCTCGTTCTTACCGATAGACCTTTATCGATAGCGAACAGAACACTGTTTCAAATGCAAAAGATGAATATTTGCTTCAACGAACCTTTTCCGGGAATAAAAACTCGGATATTAAAGAATCCTTATCATCAGGAAGAACCTCTTTGTTCTCTTTTATACAAAGACGGAACGCTCTTTACTTCCGGATTAAAAACAGGACTGTCAATGGGTAAAGCGTTGTTTCTCTTACTTGACACATTCGAAAGAACTTACAAAAGGATCATCGTTATCGATCATGATGAAAAAAATCTTCTATCCGTGAAAGCAGCTTGCGATAAAGCCGGAGTCACATTTTTAGGTATTCGATATATAAAAACGGATAAAAACGGTTCCGAATACAATCCTGAAATCCCTGCTTTACAGTTCGAGAGAATGTTGGACCTTATCTCGGACGAACATGCTGAGCTCGTTCTGGATTCCTTAAACAAGACCAGGGTTAAAAAGAAAGCACTCCGATAA
- a CDS encoding helix-turn-helix domain-containing protein yields the protein MKSIHKDLVYFGSEFRRLREEKNYSWQDIELATSLRLHHIRAIEDGNIGELISPVYARGFIKNYADFLGLNVEEMLHRYPYVGSVFKVPHSGSASNDLRFSELRDNRNRRSNSSLKIFFWAGIIGFVWLIAYFCDVI from the coding sequence ATGAAAAGCATTCATAAGGATCTGGTTTATTTCGGTAGTGAATTTCGTCGTTTACGGGAAGAAAAGAATTATTCTTGGCAAGATATCGAATTGGCTACTTCTTTGAGGTTACATCATATAAGAGCCATAGAAGACGGTAATATCGGTGAGCTGATCTCTCCTGTTTATGCCAGAGGTTTTATTAAGAATTATGCCGATTTTTTAGGGTTGAACGTCGAAGAAATGTTACACCGCTATCCTTATGTAGGAAGTGTTTTTAAAGTGCCTCACAGCGGATCGGCTAGTAACGATCTTCGATTTTCGGAATTAAGAGATAATCGGAACAGAAGATCGAACAGTTCCTTAAAAATCTTTTTCTGGGCCGGCATTATTGGATTTGTTTGGTTAATCGCTTATTTTTGCGATGTTATTTAA
- the rnhC gene encoding ribonuclease HIII, with amino-acid sequence MSFVTTLDSFQTDKLRDELEKRGFVFSYPDHMVFCAKNSGISCSLYLSGKLVIQGKEKQDFIEFFLEPEILKSFSQTLPESELDLRPRIGVDESGKGDFFGPLCIAGVFADNEKIVSLLHKNSIRDSKKIGDASILKLAKIIKESCIYEVVRIEPEKYNLLYDKFRNLNELLAWGHAKIIEKLESKICSHGVFAISDKFADENVLIKALKNKNISIPVYQKVRAESDVVVAAASILSREDFILSIKKLEKIHGLVLPKGAGSTVKNQAVRIAFERGYETLQKVCKRHFKTYDEITDILETQKGK; translated from the coding sequence ATGTCCTTCGTAACGACTTTAGATTCCTTTCAAACCGATAAATTACGTGATGAACTGGAGAAAAGAGGTTTTGTATTTTCTTATCCCGATCATATGGTTTTTTGCGCTAAAAATTCCGGAATCTCTTGTTCTCTTTATCTTTCCGGGAAGCTTGTCATCCAAGGAAAAGAAAAACAGGATTTCATAGAGTTTTTCCTGGAACCCGAAATTTTAAAAAGTTTTTCTCAAACGTTGCCGGAAAGCGAGCTTGATCTACGTCCTCGCATCGGTGTGGATGAATCCGGAAAAGGAGATTTTTTCGGTCCCTTGTGTATTGCCGGAGTTTTTGCCGATAACGAAAAAATAGTTTCTTTACTTCATAAGAACAGTATTAGGGATTCTAAAAAAATCGGAGACGCCTCTATTTTAAAATTGGCAAAAATCATCAAAGAATCATGTATTTATGAAGTCGTAAGAATTGAACCCGAAAAATACAACCTGTTGTATGACAAGTTCCGCAATCTCAATGAACTTTTGGCGTGGGGTCACGCTAAAATTATAGAAAAATTGGAATCGAAAATCTGCAGTCACGGAGTCTTTGCCATCTCAGATAAATTCGCTGATGAAAACGTTTTGATTAAAGCTTTGAAAAATAAAAATATATCGATTCCCGTATACCAAAAAGTAAGAGCAGAAAGCGACGTAGTTGTTGCCGCAGCTTCTATTCTTTCTCGAGAAGATTTTATTCTATCAATCAAAAAATTGGAAAAAATTCATGGTCTGGTTTTGCCGAAAGGTGCGGGTAGCACAGTTAAAAATCAAGCCGTTAGAATTGCTTTCGAAAGAGGCTATGAGACCTTGCAAAAAGTCTGTAAAAGACATTTCAAGACATATGACGAAATTACCGACATTTTAGAAACTCAAAAGGGAAAATAA
- a CDS encoding DUF5422 family protein, which produces MDCKGLFSRGISSFEKIVFPEIKLADGIRIAYNPAHKTAIAISVFISFFMGILKIIILPVSLVLGIVGIPIKAFISLFQSRKFAHYSITWLLCVLSVTLLVVLLTSLALFAPATVLFSGLGVAIALLGASSFIYLSDRLIYKIPPSSPITPPSLPVILEKT; this is translated from the coding sequence ATGGATTGTAAAGGATTGTTTTCCAGAGGAATTTCTTCTTTTGAAAAGATTGTTTTTCCGGAAATTAAACTAGCCGATGGTATAAGAATAGCTTATAACCCTGCACATAAAACAGCCATAGCCATTTCCGTTTTCATCTCATTCTTTATGGGAATACTCAAGATTATTATTCTTCCTGTCTCCCTTGTTCTGGGAATCGTGGGGATACCGATAAAAGCTTTCATTTCGCTTTTCCAATCACGGAAATTCGCTCATTATTCGATTACTTGGCTTCTGTGTGTCCTATCTGTCACACTTCTTGTGGTCCTCTTAACATCTCTTGCTTTGTTTGCTCCCGCCACCGTGTTATTCTCCGGGTTAGGGGTCGCCATTGCTTTATTAGGCGCATCTTCTTTCATTTATCTCAGCGACCGTCTTATATATAAAATACCTCCATCATCCCCCATAACTCCTCCTTCCCTCCCTGTAATTTTAGAAAAAACTTAA
- a CDS encoding IncV family inclusion membrane protein, which translates to MNLGITSLLPQFPQQSPESMNNPGAAPASGLSDVKTQAKGKLDSFLSLPDKHPKLKIVFDVGIIALAVISIITTIVMSGGQGLMLYALIPSVLFAGLGLALLLSDLVKKPKAQAIVQKTLAVLTPILLVSAGAALIVAACYTGGFGVMLATTPQFFIGMILIGLAMISIKQVTLKAFKGTQSTGTQSRKTVVQPKIDSKNHYKEMERRRKQRLDKQIRENLSSIRLNAASQTTDTGSDSDGLLGSMTHTRLQPNDPPLIEEASYSIIRSHSLKPTIPGAEENSEHVEEVTTTPSPSAPLFSVAATPTIQPSTSSFMSSTESQIKPVTKINRGQSSSDNSEEKQENQQQQKWQRRKAFKKKDRQNPKKEKRTKS; encoded by the coding sequence ATGAATTTAGGAATTACTTCGCTATTACCTCAATTTCCTCAGCAATCTCCCGAATCCATGAATAACCCAGGCGCAGCACCTGCTTCGGGATTATCCGACGTAAAAACTCAAGCAAAGGGGAAGCTGGATTCGTTTTTGTCTCTTCCGGATAAACATCCTAAACTTAAAATCGTTTTCGATGTCGGAATTATTGCTTTAGCCGTTATTTCCATAATAACGACTATAGTTATGTCAGGTGGACAAGGTCTCATGTTGTACGCCCTGATTCCTTCAGTTCTATTCGCCGGTCTTGGATTGGCTTTATTATTGTCTGATCTCGTTAAAAAACCTAAGGCACAGGCCATAGTTCAAAAAACATTGGCTGTGTTAACTCCGATTTTACTTGTAAGTGCAGGTGCCGCACTTATTGTTGCCGCTTGTTATACGGGAGGTTTTGGAGTCATGTTGGCAACCACTCCGCAGTTCTTCATCGGCATGATCTTAATCGGACTGGCTATGATCTCTATAAAACAAGTAACGCTTAAAGCCTTTAAGGGCACCCAATCAACCGGAACACAGTCCCGAAAGACCGTAGTTCAACCGAAAATAGACTCCAAAAACCATTACAAGGAAATGGAAAGAAGACGTAAACAAAGACTGGATAAACAAATAAGAGAAAACTTGTCTTCGATAAGGCTAAATGCCGCCTCTCAAACGACAGATACGGGTTCGGATAGTGACGGTTTATTGGGTTCGATGACACACACTCGTCTGCAACCGAATGATCCTCCACTGATCGAAGAAGCCTCTTATTCAATAATTCGGTCTCATTCATTAAAGCCCACCATCCCCGGAGCAGAGGAAAATTCAGAACACGTAGAGGAAGTAACAACTACTCCATCACCTTCGGCACCGTTATTTTCAGTGGCGGCAACACCAACGATCCAGCCTTCAACATCATCTTTCATGTCATCCACCGAATCACAAATCAAACCCGTCACAAAAATAAATCGCGGACAATCCTCTTCCGATAATTCGGAAGAAAAACAAGAAAACCAACAACAACAAAAATGGCAGAGAAGAAAAGCCTTTAAAAAGAAAGACAGACAAAATCCTAAAAAAGAAAAACGGACAAAATCTTAA
- the gatB gene encoding Asp-tRNA(Asn)/Glu-tRNA(Gln) amidotransferase subunit GatB — protein sequence MSGTVYESWESVIGLEVHVELNTISKLFSSAPNCFGDEPNTNITAVCTGQPGVLPTLNREAVHKAVKFGCAVNGEIALISHFDRKSYFYPDSPRNFQITQFERPIVRGGCLKALVRGQEREFALTQTHLEDDAGMLKHFSNFAGVDYNRAGVPLIEIVSAPCMFSSEDAVAYAQALYSLLRYIDISDCNMEEGSIRFDANISVRPKGSKELRNKIEIKNMNSFYFMGQALEVEMRRQIDEYLSHPHKDVQTVIPQATFRWDPEKKTTVLMRLKESAEDYRYCREPDLPVLQLTGEYIEKVRKELPELPYEKYNRYLEEYLIAEDIAAILVSDKSTALFFEEAVLECLNIRFLSNWITIEFAGRFKVLGGSLATSGIKPGAVARLVNMIENGTITGKIAKMIADVMVEFPLKTPDEIVADNPDFLPMKDEAFLDTVIENVIMKNPESVQDYKGGKEKALGFLIGQIMKETSGKAQPQRVNELLKEKMAKS from the coding sequence ATGAGTGGCACCGTTTATGAGAGTTGGGAATCTGTAATAGGATTGGAAGTTCATGTCGAACTGAACACGATTTCCAAATTGTTTAGTTCCGCTCCTAATTGTTTTGGAGATGAACCGAATACTAATATTACTGCGGTATGTACGGGACAACCTGGGGTTTTACCTACTCTCAATCGAGAAGCCGTTCACAAGGCTGTAAAATTCGGTTGTGCCGTTAACGGCGAGATTGCTTTGATCAGCCATTTTGATCGAAAGTCTTATTTTTACCCCGATAGCCCTAGAAACTTTCAAATTACTCAGTTCGAAAGACCTATCGTCCGAGGAGGATGCCTTAAAGCTTTGGTTCGTGGTCAGGAGAGGGAGTTTGCGTTAACGCAAACCCATCTTGAAGACGATGCCGGTATGTTGAAGCATTTTAGTAACTTTGCTGGGGTTGATTACAATCGAGCAGGAGTTCCTTTGATTGAAATTGTATCAGCTCCCTGTATGTTTTCTTCGGAAGATGCCGTAGCATATGCTCAGGCTTTGTATTCGTTACTTCGATATATCGATATCTCAGATTGTAATATGGAAGAAGGTTCGATAAGATTCGACGCTAATATTTCCGTTCGTCCGAAAGGTAGCAAAGAGTTGCGCAATAAGATAGAGATTAAAAATATGAACTCATTTTATTTCATGGGACAAGCTCTCGAAGTTGAAATGCGAAGACAAATCGATGAGTATCTTTCACATCCTCATAAGGACGTGCAAACCGTAATCCCTCAAGCCACCTTCCGTTGGGATCCTGAGAAAAAGACAACGGTGCTTATGAGATTGAAAGAAAGTGCCGAGGATTATCGTTATTGTAGAGAACCGGATTTACCCGTTCTTCAATTAACCGGCGAATATATAGAAAAAGTTCGTAAAGAACTTCCGGAGCTTCCTTATGAGAAGTATAACAGATATCTCGAAGAGTATTTAATAGCTGAGGATATAGCTGCGATATTGGTTTCGGATAAATCTACGGCTTTATTTTTTGAAGAAGCTGTTTTGGAGTGCCTTAATATAAGGTTTCTCTCCAATTGGATTACAATTGAGTTTGCAGGAAGATTCAAAGTACTTGGGGGTAGTTTAGCGACTTCCGGTATTAAGCCCGGTGCCGTAGCCCGTTTGGTCAATATGATTGAAAACGGCACAATCACCGGCAAGATTGCTAAAATGATTGCGGATGTAATGGTCGAATTTCCTTTGAAGACACCGGATGAAATAGTTGCGGATAATCCTGACTTTTTACCTATGAAAGATGAAGCATTTTTGGATACGGTTATTGAGAACGTGATTATGAAAAATCCCGAATCCGTACAGGATTATAAGGGAGGTAAAGAGAAAGCTCTCGGCTTCCTGATTGGTCAAATCATGAAAGAAACTTCCGGTAAGGCACAGCCTCAAAGGGTTAATGAGCTTCTAAAAGAAAAAATGGCTAAGAGTTAA
- the gatA gene encoding Asp-tRNA(Asn)/Glu-tRNA(Gln) amidotransferase subunit GatA, whose protein sequence is MGLFRKTAIELADGVRSGEFSAEEVASHFLSRVQGFDSETGAFLEVFEESVMEQAKAVDRKRREGGTLGKLAGVPIGIKDNIHIRGKNTTCASKILENYKAVFSASVIDMLEREDALLIGKTNMDEFAMGSTTANSAFRTTCNPWDLDRVPGGSSGGSAAAVSARFCPLSLGSDTGGSIRQPASFCGVVGFKPSYGRVSRYGLVAFASSLDQIGPIGTTVEDVALGMEVLGQCDERDATWSGKSMDNCLMAVKQAQPPKVIGVPSEFLEGLDKEVRDNFFAALAVFENLGTKIIEVNLNILRYSIAGYYVVASAEASTNLARFDGIRYGYRDPDAKTLSEVYTMTRGKGFGKEVIKRILLGTFVLSASQKKAYYETATMIRQAILRAFNKAFCNCDFVALPVCPGPAFKHNEVLDDLRLYLQDYYTVGVNLAYLPAIAIPSGFTSEGLPLGIQLIGPRDSDVNVCGAAYVYQESSGIKNKIPGMFDIV, encoded by the coding sequence ATGGGGTTGTTTCGAAAAACTGCAATTGAATTGGCGGACGGGGTGCGTTCGGGAGAATTTTCCGCTGAGGAAGTAGCTTCTCATTTCTTATCGCGAGTACAAGGATTCGATTCCGAAACCGGCGCTTTTCTTGAGGTCTTTGAAGAATCCGTTATGGAACAGGCAAAAGCTGTTGATCGAAAACGAAGAGAAGGCGGAACTTTAGGAAAATTGGCGGGAGTTCCCATCGGCATTAAGGATAATATTCACATTCGTGGAAAAAACACGACTTGTGCTTCAAAAATATTGGAAAATTACAAAGCCGTTTTCAGTGCTTCGGTTATCGATATGCTTGAACGGGAAGATGCTTTGCTGATCGGAAAAACGAATATGGATGAATTTGCTATGGGATCGACGACGGCAAATTCCGCTTTTCGGACGACATGTAATCCGTGGGATTTGGACAGAGTTCCGGGAGGTTCCTCTGGAGGATCGGCTGCAGCGGTTTCTGCCAGGTTTTGTCCTTTGTCTTTGGGTTCCGATACGGGAGGATCCATCCGACAACCCGCGTCTTTTTGTGGAGTGGTCGGTTTTAAGCCTTCATACGGACGGGTTTCTCGTTACGGTTTGGTAGCATTTGCCTCCTCTTTGGATCAAATAGGTCCTATAGGGACTACTGTTGAAGATGTAGCCTTGGGCATGGAAGTTTTGGGTCAGTGCGATGAACGAGACGCGACATGGTCGGGAAAATCGATGGACAATTGTTTAATGGCCGTTAAACAGGCGCAACCTCCGAAAGTTATCGGCGTACCTTCGGAATTTTTGGAAGGATTGGATAAGGAAGTCAGAGATAATTTTTTTGCGGCCCTGGCCGTTTTTGAAAATCTTGGTACGAAAATTATTGAAGTGAACCTAAACATTTTGCGTTATTCGATTGCCGGATATTATGTGGTAGCTTCTGCTGAAGCGTCGACGAATTTGGCTCGTTTTGACGGAATCCGATACGGTTATAGAGATCCTGATGCAAAAACCCTTTCGGAGGTCTATACCATGACTCGAGGTAAAGGTTTCGGTAAAGAAGTCATTAAGAGAATTCTTTTGGGTACTTTCGTGTTATCCGCTTCTCAAAAGAAAGCTTATTACGAAACGGCAACGATGATTCGTCAGGCAATTCTTAGAGCTTTCAACAAAGCGTTTTGTAACTGTGATTTTGTTGCGCTTCCCGTTTGTCCTGGGCCAGCCTTTAAACATAATGAGGTGTTGGACGATTTAAGGTTGTATTTGCAGGATTATTATACCGTTGGGGTCAATTTGGCTTACTTGCCTGCAATAGCGATCCCTTCAGGATTTACGAGTGAGGGGTTGCCTCTGGGAATTCAGTTGATCGGTCCGAGAGATTCGGATGTGAATGTATGTGGGGCTGCTTACGTTTACCAGGAGTCTTCGGGTATTAAGAATAAAATTCCCGGAATGTTTGATATCGTTTAA